One stretch of Fibrobacter sp. UBA4297 DNA includes these proteins:
- a CDS encoding tetratricopeptide repeat protein, whose protein sequence is MLSRIITFCFLVCSLAFADGLSFALSPSQNALAEQITQKTMELDYVEAFNLARKLRLENDGVGCLFQGIIGVSLYDDKGDTASIKAAAKNLESCKTEGLWDALRNYEIGYILLETGHAIKGALQTRSAAKLFKESPDLEAKAFYAVYAYFIDNSLVWLPFKSDNREIYLQMLDEASLKSKRFWPLFLTPLIWIYFDRKDFQKGLELAELGLKKAPNHPIMFQIKADMLYRLKRYDEAAVAYEKSAADYLARTGKSIRYWCSVLNLIRIYHDAGNETKAGEQRNKLKDAEYKKLEKWMPSWIMDDLKDRKLI, encoded by the coding sequence ATGTTGTCGAGAATAATCACATTTTGTTTTTTGGTGTGCAGCCTAGCTTTTGCCGATGGTCTTTCTTTTGCACTTTCTCCATCGCAAAATGCACTTGCCGAACAGATTACGCAAAAGACGATGGAACTCGACTATGTCGAAGCGTTCAATTTGGCGCGTAAGCTCCGCCTTGAAAACGATGGTGTGGGCTGCCTTTTTCAAGGCATCATTGGTGTAAGCCTGTACGATGATAAAGGCGATACAGCCTCGATAAAAGCGGCTGCCAAGAATCTGGAATCTTGTAAGACCGAAGGGCTTTGGGACGCTCTCCGCAATTATGAAATCGGGTATATCCTTCTGGAAACTGGTCATGCCATCAAGGGCGCGTTGCAAACGCGTTCGGCTGCGAAGTTGTTTAAAGAATCCCCGGATCTGGAGGCGAAAGCATTTTATGCTGTTTATGCTTACTTTATAGACAACAGCTTAGTTTGGCTTCCGTTTAAATCGGATAACCGCGAAATATATCTTCAAATGCTCGATGAGGCGTCTCTCAAGTCGAAACGTTTTTGGCCGCTGTTCTTGACACCGCTCATTTGGATATACTTCGATCGCAAGGATTTTCAAAAGGGGTTGGAACTTGCTGAACTCGGGCTTAAAAAGGCCCCGAATCATCCGATTATGTTCCAAATCAAGGCGGACATGCTCTATAGACTCAAACGCTATGACGAAGCCGCCGTTGCCTACGAGAAAAGTGCCGCCGATTATCTCGCTCGCACCGGAAAATCCATACGCTACTGGTGCTCGGTATTGAACCTTATCCGCATTTACCATGATGCTGGCAATGAAACCAAGGCTGGTGAACAACGTAATAAACTCAAGGACGCTGAATATAAAAAGCTTGAAAAGTGGATGCCCAGCTGGATTATGGACGATCTCAAGGACCGCAAGTTGATTTAA
- the clpX gene encoding ATP-dependent Clp protease ATP-binding subunit ClpX, whose translation MYRSGKNHPAVSCSFCGKPAEQVEKMITGAGAYICSDCIRMCSRILEEDLARTKQEQEAKEISSKPLPLPTEIKAHLDDFVIGQDRAKMALSVAVYNHYKRLRYKQTHKSKDDVDVEKSNLLLVGPTGSGKTLLAQTMARFLDVPFTIADATVLTEAGYVGEDVDSIIVRLLQAADYDVAKAERGIIFIDEIDKIARKTANPSITRDVSGEGVQQGLLKLLEGTVASVPPKGGRKHPEQPLVQVNTRNILFICGGAFETLDKIISQRVNQGGMGFGADIHTASENSLSELFKQLEPEDLIKFGLIPEIVGRLPIAVALEELDETALLNILTKPKNALVKQYKSLFAMDNIKLEFEDDALKEIVRETMTRKTGARGLRSVMERVLQQAMFKMPGSGEKKFTVTVEMVKEGLTHNKKKS comes from the coding sequence ATGTACCGTAGTGGCAAGAACCACCCGGCTGTAAGCTGCAGTTTTTGCGGAAAGCCGGCAGAACAAGTCGAAAAGATGATCACCGGTGCCGGTGCGTATATTTGCAGTGATTGCATACGCATGTGCAGCCGCATTCTTGAAGAAGACTTGGCACGTACGAAACAGGAACAGGAAGCGAAGGAAATTTCTTCAAAGCCGCTCCCGCTCCCGACCGAAATCAAGGCGCACTTGGACGATTTTGTCATTGGACAGGACCGTGCAAAGATGGCGCTCTCTGTGGCGGTTTACAACCATTACAAACGCTTGCGTTACAAGCAGACGCACAAGTCCAAGGACGATGTCGATGTCGAAAAGTCGAACTTGCTCCTGGTCGGTCCGACTGGTTCGGGCAAGACGCTCTTGGCGCAGACGATGGCCCGTTTTTTGGACGTGCCGTTCACGATTGCCGATGCGACGGTCTTGACTGAAGCTGGTTACGTGGGCGAAGACGTCGATAGCATTATCGTGCGCCTGTTGCAGGCTGCCGATTACGATGTGGCTAAGGCTGAACGCGGCATTATCTTTATCGACGAAATCGATAAGATTGCAAGGAAGACCGCTAACCCCTCCATCACGCGAGACGTGAGCGGTGAAGGCGTGCAGCAGGGCCTCTTGAAGCTCTTGGAAGGTACGGTTGCATCGGTCCCGCCGAAGGGTGGCCGTAAGCATCCGGAACAGCCGCTTGTGCAGGTGAACACAAGAAACATCCTGTTCATTTGCGGTGGCGCCTTTGAAACCTTGGACAAGATTATCTCCCAGCGCGTGAACCAGGGTGGTATGGGCTTTGGTGCCGATATCCACACGGCAAGCGAAAACAGCTTGAGCGAACTCTTCAAGCAGCTCGAGCCGGAAGACTTGATCAAGTTCGGCCTCATCCCGGAAATTGTCGGACGTTTGCCGATTGCTGTTGCTCTCGAAGAACTCGACGAGACGGCTCTCCTCAACATCTTGACGAAGCCAAAGAACGCTCTCGTGAAGCAGTATAAGAGCTTGTTTGCAATGGACAACATCAAGCTCGAATTCGAGGACGATGCTCTCAAGGAAATCGTCCGCGAAACGATGACCCGCAAGACGGGTGCACGTGGGCTCCGCTCCGTGATGGAACGCGTGCTGCAGCAGGCTATGTTCAAGATGCCAGGCTCTGGCGAAAAGAAGTTCACCGTGACTGTCGAAATGGTGAAGGAAGGCCTCACGCACAACAAGAAAAAGTCCTAG
- a CDS encoding MBL fold metallo-hydrolase, translated as MKIKILIDNISGFASSGCTCDSCTAETSQKQLKGEWGLCVYTEFNGKRILLDTGASAQFAKNAALMGIDISKIDAGVLSHAHYDHADGMQEFFDKNDHAKFYLRDAARENCYHTHKFLKFFTYQEYIGIRKGTLKKNANRIVFVNGDCEILPGVTLVGHKTPNLDEIGKRAHMSVKENGKYRPDSFNHEQSLVFDTPKGLFIMNSCSHGGADNIIKEIEATFPGKQIYAILGGFHLFRTSDDRVKAFAERLRDLNVQKIYTGHCTGQHAYEILHDVLGDKVAQMHTGMEIEV; from the coding sequence ATGAAAATTAAGATTCTCATAGACAACATCAGCGGTTTTGCCAGCAGCGGCTGCACTTGCGATTCTTGCACGGCCGAAACTTCACAAAAACAATTAAAGGGCGAATGGGGACTTTGCGTCTACACTGAATTCAACGGCAAGCGCATTCTGCTCGACACGGGAGCTTCAGCGCAGTTCGCCAAGAATGCTGCACTCATGGGGATTGACATTTCCAAAATCGATGCGGGTGTCTTGAGCCACGCGCACTACGATCACGCCGACGGCATGCAGGAATTCTTCGACAAGAACGACCACGCAAAATTCTACTTGCGAGATGCCGCCCGCGAAAACTGCTATCATACGCACAAATTCTTAAAGTTTTTCACGTACCAAGAATACATCGGCATCCGCAAAGGAACGCTCAAAAAGAATGCCAACCGCATCGTATTCGTCAACGGCGACTGCGAAATTTTACCAGGAGTAACGCTCGTCGGTCACAAGACGCCAAACCTCGATGAAATTGGCAAGCGCGCCCACATGAGCGTCAAGGAAAACGGCAAGTACCGCCCCGACAGTTTCAACCACGAACAAAGTCTAGTCTTCGACACACCCAAAGGTTTGTTCATCATGAACAGTTGCAGCCACGGCGGCGCCGACAACATCATCAAGGAAATCGAAGCGACTTTCCCCGGCAAGCAAATTTATGCCATCCTCGGCGGATTCCACCTTTTCCGCACATCCGACGACCGCGTGAAAGCATTCGCCGAACGCCTCCGCGATTTGAACGTTCAAAAAATCTACACAGGGCATTGCACCGGGCAACACGCCTACGAGATTTTGCACGATGTGCTCGGCGACAAAGTCGCACAAATGCACACCGGCATGGAAATTGAGGTGTAG
- a CDS encoding phosphomannomutase — protein MSVAMQDVMKQSGVAFGTSGARGLVSAMTDRVCYVYARSFIKYCEASYKCEHTIAIAGDLRPSTERILKSLVQAGADANWKVIYCGRIPSPAIAMYGIDKHLPTIMVTGSHIPADRNGIKFNHPNGEITKADEQGIVSQSVDFDEALFDDKGMLKAAPELPAVEAEAEANYCKRYPDFFGSDALHGLTIGVYQHSAVGRDIVVKVLESLGATVKPFGRSDVFVPVDTEAIRKEDEELAREFTHKDYVDAVFSTDGDSDRPLLADDVGMWLRGDVLGILAAQSLGIKRIATPVSCNTSLEKSGSFEKICRTRIGSPYVIAGMESLVDANDKSLTVAGYEANGGFLLETDLTLDGRTLKALPTRDALLPMIAVMVMVRKERMCVVDLLRKLPKRFTVSDRLKEFPTEKSKAKLAEIREKNLGEKLFGALAAKPSKFAKDGSAPKAFQGKMVSLNEVDGYRMEFDSGDIIHLRPSGNAPEFRCYVETEGKERSAELLADCLKIMEGWRN, from the coding sequence ATGTCCGTTGCGATGCAAGATGTGATGAAACAGTCCGGGGTGGCGTTTGGTACGAGCGGTGCTCGCGGTCTCGTGAGCGCTATGACCGACCGTGTGTGCTATGTGTATGCACGTTCCTTTATCAAGTACTGCGAAGCGTCTTACAAGTGCGAACATACGATTGCAATTGCGGGCGACTTGCGTCCGAGTACGGAACGCATTTTGAAGTCTCTCGTGCAGGCTGGCGCCGATGCGAACTGGAAGGTGATTTACTGCGGCCGCATCCCGAGCCCGGCTATTGCGATGTACGGCATTGACAAGCATTTGCCGACCATCATGGTGACGGGCAGCCACATTCCGGCTGACCGCAACGGTATCAAGTTCAACCACCCGAATGGCGAAATCACGAAGGCCGACGAACAGGGAATTGTTTCGCAGTCGGTCGATTTCGACGAAGCGCTTTTTGACGACAAGGGCATGCTGAAGGCTGCGCCGGAACTCCCGGCGGTCGAGGCGGAAGCCGAAGCAAATTACTGCAAGCGTTACCCGGACTTTTTCGGTAGCGATGCATTGCATGGACTCACGATTGGCGTTTACCAGCATTCCGCTGTGGGCCGCGACATCGTGGTGAAGGTTCTTGAAAGCCTCGGTGCAACGGTCAAGCCGTTTGGACGTAGCGATGTGTTTGTGCCGGTCGATACCGAAGCTATCCGCAAAGAAGACGAAGAGCTTGCCCGTGAGTTTACGCACAAGGATTACGTGGATGCCGTGTTCAGTACCGATGGCGATTCTGACCGGCCGCTTTTGGCTGATGACGTGGGCATGTGGCTCCGTGGCGACGTGCTTGGCATTTTGGCCGCACAGTCTCTGGGAATCAAGCGCATTGCAACTCCGGTGAGCTGCAACACTTCACTTGAAAAGTCCGGCAGTTTTGAAAAGATTTGCCGCACGCGTATCGGTAGCCCTTACGTGATTGCAGGCATGGAAAGCCTGGTCGATGCAAACGACAAGAGCCTCACGGTTGCAGGTTACGAAGCCAATGGCGGTTTCTTGCTCGAGACAGATTTGACGCTCGATGGCCGCACACTCAAGGCCCTCCCGACACGTGACGCCCTCCTCCCGATGATTGCCGTGATGGTAATGGTCCGCAAGGAACGCATGTGCGTTGTGGATTTGCTCCGCAAGTTGCCGAAGCGCTTTACCGTGAGCGACCGCCTCAAGGAATTCCCGACCGAAAAGTCCAAGGCGAAGCTTGCTGAAATTCGCGAAAAGAATCTCGGCGAAAAGCTGTTCGGCGCTCTCGCTGCAAAGCCTTCCAAGTTTGCAAAGGACGGTTCTGCGCCGAAAGCGTTCCAGGGCAAGATGGTTTCTTTAAATGAGGTCGATGGTTACCGCATGGAATTCGATTCTGGCGACATCATCCACTTGCGTCCGAGCGGAAACGCTCCGGAATTCCGCTGCTACGTGGAAACCGAAGGCAAGGAACGCAGTGCAGAACTCCTCGCGGACTGCCTCAAGATTATGGAAGGTTGGCGAAATTAG
- the rsmA gene encoding 16S rRNA (adenine(1518)-N(6)/adenine(1519)-N(6))-dimethyltransferase RsmA, protein MDRARRRKFGQNFLDVETATAIAGDLPAEAGEFVLEIGPGHGALTEHLLNRGLELTAVEIDEQCVKVLNEKFKGYKNFNIVNIDFLKFDLQAFLDAHAKPWVTGNLPYNVSTAIIAGLMPRLHLTKGFMGMVQLEVAERICAEPCSSNYGSLSVLVSAFANTQILRKIGPEHFTPKPNVDSATMLLTPREDALQAPDGFFDFVRTAFTQKRKTLANSFGRNYDKKKIQSTIELLDWPTTIRAEELSPEQFLNFYKAFKDTSNEPQ, encoded by the coding sequence ATGGATAGAGCACGCCGCCGTAAATTTGGACAGAACTTTTTGGATGTTGAAACCGCCACCGCTATCGCAGGCGATTTGCCCGCCGAAGCAGGCGAATTCGTCCTTGAGATTGGACCTGGTCACGGCGCACTCACGGAACACTTGCTCAATCGCGGGCTTGAACTTACCGCCGTCGAAATTGACGAGCAATGCGTCAAAGTCCTGAACGAAAAATTCAAGGGCTACAAAAATTTCAACATTGTCAACATCGACTTTCTGAAGTTTGACTTGCAGGCGTTTTTGGATGCACACGCAAAGCCGTGGGTTACCGGCAATTTGCCGTACAACGTAAGCACAGCGATTATTGCAGGGCTCATGCCGCGCTTGCATTTGACCAAGGGCTTTATGGGAATGGTACAGCTCGAAGTCGCCGAACGCATTTGCGCTGAGCCCTGTTCCAGCAATTACGGAAGCTTATCCGTACTCGTTTCCGCTTTTGCCAACACGCAGATTTTGCGCAAAATCGGACCGGAGCATTTTACGCCAAAGCCGAATGTCGATAGCGCCACGATGCTTTTGACACCGCGCGAAGACGCCCTCCAGGCGCCCGATGGATTTTTTGACTTTGTCCGCACTGCCTTCACGCAAAAGCGCAAGACGCTCGCCAATTCTTTCGGCAGAAATTACGACAAGAAGAAAATCCAAAGCACGATTGAACTTTTGGACTGGCCCACGACCATCCGTGCCGAAGAACTCAGCCCCGAACAGTTTTTGAATTTCTACAAAGCATTTAAAGACACATCAAATGAACCGCAATAG
- a CDS encoding ATP-dependent Clp protease proteolytic subunit, with the protein MIIPTVIETTGRGERAYDIYSRLLKERIIFLGTPINDEVANNVMAQLIFLEYENPEKDITLYINSPGGYVSAGLAIYDTMQHVRPNIATICIGSCASMAAVLLAAGTKGKRYALPHSRIMLHQPSGAATGQSTDIQITAKEIIRTKDTLTEIVAKHTGKPVDEVREKTDRDFYMSPEEAKAFGVIDEIFVPRKEGI; encoded by the coding sequence ATGATCATCCCTACCGTCATTGAAACAACCGGGCGCGGTGAACGCGCTTACGATATCTATTCCAGACTTCTCAAGGAACGTATCATCTTTTTGGGCACGCCGATTAACGACGAAGTGGCAAACAACGTCATGGCCCAGTTGATTTTCCTTGAATACGAGAATCCGGAAAAGGATATCACGCTGTATATAAACAGCCCGGGCGGTTACGTGTCGGCAGGGCTTGCCATTTATGATACCATGCAGCACGTACGCCCGAATATCGCTACGATCTGCATTGGTAGTTGTGCTTCGATGGCTGCCGTGCTCCTTGCTGCAGGTACGAAGGGCAAGCGCTATGCGCTCCCGCATTCCCGCATCATGTTGCACCAGCCGTCGGGTGCCGCTACTGGACAATCTACAGATATTCAGATTACCGCCAAGGAAATTATCCGCACTAAGGATACCCTTACCGAAATTGTTGCTAAGCATACCGGAAAGCCGGTCGACGAAGTCCGCGAAAAGACTGACCGCGACTTTTACATGAGCCCGGAAGAAGCTAAGGCCTTTGGCGTCATCGATGAAATTTTTGTGCCGCGTAAAGAGGGAATTTAA
- a CDS encoding type II toxin-antitoxin system VapC family toxin gives MKIYLDNCCYNRPYDDQSHLTISIEAQAKMQIQSLVKAQKLQLASSFILDYENSCNPYTDRKSAITKFLNDNVFDYVGSDKSDVIAINAKKIMATGVKMKDACHIACAELMNCDYLLSTDKRMLKYKSNSIKLINPIEFLNLISGGAENDN, from the coding sequence ATGAAAATATATCTAGACAACTGCTGCTACAACCGGCCTTATGACGACCAAAGCCATTTGACCATTTCCATTGAAGCACAAGCTAAAATGCAAATACAATCTCTTGTAAAAGCACAAAAATTGCAATTGGCTTCATCATTTATTCTTGATTACGAAAATTCTTGTAATCCGTACACAGACAGAAAATCTGCTATAACAAAATTTTTGAATGATAATGTTTTCGATTATGTAGGAAGCGACAAATCAGATGTAATCGCCATAAATGCCAAGAAAATCATGGCAACAGGGGTAAAAATGAAAGACGCTTGTCACATTGCCTGTGCAGAATTAATGAATTGTGATTATCTTTTAAGTACGGACAAGCGGATGCTTAAATATAAAAGTAATTCGATAAAATTGATCAACCCCATAGAGTTCCTTAATCTAATAAGCGGAGGTGCTGAAAATGATAACTGA
- the lon gene encoding endopeptidase La: MAFDFNKTYPLLPLRDAVVFPLTTRRILVGREMSLRALEFAENHNNEIILVAQKNVEQETLDNPMLDLYSVGVVARVANVTPFPNGCVKVVLEGDSVVDLRSIALRDGFLQVTVSPREHFIKAEDKSEKFEDVLNMFREYAMHRNIADGMVEALFTMDSHINAFYGMIPFLSISLSEKQALLELETIDALADRLISLMQVAQENENVMIRVQQNVRQKMAQQQKEWFISEQIRQLQDELDGENGGASEPDQLLKKIKAKKFSKAIEEKLEEEIGRMRMMQPTSPEYAVSRNYVDWFLSLPYGVYTDTVLNMKKVKAELDSKHFGLDKVKERIMEYVAVLKLTGTERRAPILCLVGPPGVGKTTLVESIATAMQRNFVRITLGGVRDEAEIRGHRRTYIGAMPGRFIHALRRAKCMNPVILLDEIDKMASDFRGDPASAMLEVLDPEQNHDFTDHFMEVGLDLSRVLFIATANSEGEIPEALRDRMEVVRLPGYYPHEKLQIAGKYLLPRICERTGVKLGEQVSFSDEMINAVMRGWTREAGVRELERVLESAVRHRAKDIVMGKKIKPEVTAKVLQDYLGAPRFLDNQLPEPGRPGVVTGLAWTSVGGEILPIECMLLSGKGQLILTGKLGDVMKESAQIAVSLVRERLQRFGIDPAIVKKTDIHIHVPEGAVPKDGPSAGIALTLCLLSAFTKQPISPDIAFTGEVSLTGACLPIGGLNEKALAALAAGVKTLHLPEGNKKDVAELPEPAKKGLKIFTHKHIDEIVKILFKMPKAGQAKDGNTAKVGVPAEPSETKNADAKVAKTAAKPVAKKPAKKA; encoded by the coding sequence ATGGCTTTTGACTTTAATAAAACGTATCCGTTGCTCCCTCTGAGGGATGCTGTTGTATTTCCGCTGACGACTAGACGCATTTTGGTGGGCCGCGAGATGTCACTCCGTGCCCTGGAATTCGCTGAGAATCATAACAACGAAATTATCCTGGTTGCACAGAAGAATGTGGAACAGGAAACGCTCGACAACCCGATGCTCGACCTTTACTCGGTGGGCGTGGTTGCCCGCGTGGCGAATGTGACGCCGTTCCCGAATGGCTGCGTGAAGGTTGTGCTGGAAGGCGACAGCGTGGTAGATCTCCGTTCGATTGCTTTGCGCGATGGCTTTTTGCAGGTGACGGTCTCGCCGAGAGAACATTTTATCAAGGCCGAAGACAAGAGCGAAAAGTTTGAAGACGTGCTGAACATGTTCCGCGAATATGCGATGCATAGGAACATTGCTGATGGCATGGTCGAAGCGCTCTTTACGATGGATAGCCACATCAACGCGTTTTACGGGATGATCCCGTTCCTCTCGATTTCGCTTTCCGAGAAGCAGGCGCTTTTGGAACTCGAAACGATTGATGCGCTTGCAGACCGCCTGATTAGCCTGATGCAGGTCGCTCAGGAAAACGAGAACGTGATGATTCGCGTGCAGCAGAACGTGCGTCAGAAGATGGCCCAGCAGCAGAAGGAATGGTTTATCTCGGAGCAGATTCGCCAGTTGCAAGATGAGTTGGACGGCGAAAATGGCGGTGCTTCGGAACCGGACCAGTTGCTCAAGAAAATCAAGGCCAAGAAGTTTAGCAAGGCGATTGAAGAAAAGCTCGAAGAAGAAATCGGTCGCATGCGCATGATGCAGCCGACCTCCCCGGAATACGCGGTGAGCCGCAATTACGTGGACTGGTTCCTCTCGCTCCCGTATGGTGTTTACACCGATACCGTTTTGAACATGAAGAAGGTGAAGGCGGAACTCGATTCCAAGCACTTTGGCTTGGATAAAGTCAAGGAACGCATTATGGAATACGTGGCCGTGCTGAAGCTTACCGGTACGGAACGCCGCGCTCCGATCCTTTGCCTTGTGGGTCCTCCGGGTGTTGGCAAGACGACGCTTGTGGAATCGATTGCAACCGCGATGCAGCGTAATTTTGTCCGCATTACGCTTGGTGGCGTGCGTGACGAAGCTGAAATTCGTGGTCACCGCCGCACTTACATTGGGGCGATGCCGGGCCGCTTTATCCATGCGTTACGCCGTGCAAAGTGCATGAACCCGGTGATTTTGCTCGATGAAATCGACAAGATGGCAAGCGACTTTAGAGGCGACCCTGCAAGTGCCATGCTTGAAGTTTTGGACCCGGAACAGAACCATGACTTTACCGACCACTTCATGGAAGTGGGTCTCGACCTCTCCCGCGTGCTCTTTATTGCGACGGCAAATAGCGAAGGCGAAATTCCGGAAGCTCTGCGTGACCGTATGGAAGTGGTGCGCTTGCCGGGCTACTATCCGCATGAAAAGCTGCAGATTGCGGGCAAGTATTTGCTCCCGCGCATCTGTGAACGCACGGGCGTGAAGCTTGGCGAACAGGTGAGCTTTAGCGACGAGATGATTAACGCTGTGATGCGCGGCTGGACACGTGAAGCGGGCGTCCGTGAACTTGAACGCGTACTTGAAAGTGCGGTGCGCCATCGTGCAAAAGACATTGTGATGGGCAAAAAAATCAAGCCGGAAGTGACGGCGAAGGTGCTTCAGGATTACCTCGGCGCCCCGAGATTCTTGGACAACCAGCTGCCGGAACCGGGCCGCCCGGGCGTTGTGACAGGCCTTGCCTGGACAAGTGTCGGTGGCGAAATTTTGCCTATTGAATGCATGCTCTTGAGCGGTAAGGGCCAGCTGATTTTGACGGGTAAGCTTGGCGACGTGATGAAGGAATCGGCACAGATTGCCGTTTCGCTTGTTCGTGAACGCTTGCAACGCTTTGGCATTGACCCTGCGATTGTGAAAAAGACCGACATCCACATTCACGTGCCGGAAGGTGCCGTGCCGAAGGATGGCCCCTCTGCAGGAATCGCGCTTACGCTCTGCCTCTTGAGTGCGTTTACGAAGCAGCCGATTTCACCGGACATTGCGTTTACGGGTGAAGTGAGCCTTACGGGCGCCTGCCTCCCGATTGGTGGCTTGAACGAGAAGGCGCTTGCTGCACTTGCCGCTGGCGTGAAGACGCTCCACTTGCCGGAAGGCAACAAGAAGGATGTGGCTGAACTCCCGGAACCGGCAAAGAAGGGCCTCAAGATTTTCACGCACAAGCACATTGATGAAATTGTGAAGATTTTGTTCAAAATGCCGAAGGCGGGTCAGGCGAAAGACGGGAATACCGCGAAGGTTGGTGTGCCTGCCGAACCATCCGAAACGAAAAATGCTGACGCGAAGGTTGCCAAGACTGCCGCGAAACCTGTTGCGAAAAAGCCCGCGAAGAAAGCGTGA
- a CDS encoding PorV/PorQ family protein, with protein sequence MFKKFLSFALTVGSLAFAGEYWHLDPGGVTMKFLAMQVSPRAAALSGAGVADPGRVSEISRNPLAMSVANDAEFGLSQVIFGNGGADNFVSAYYGLPIGDKYTLGLAVDFLGYDNIEGRDENGLKTSEYGSYAWSLLAGFGSRSKIFNWAASARFATQTIDDETGFLFSVDAGGSFRVNEYLSFGANFTNLGFASKYESEKEAAPLALQAGVTGFIPILDRWMVHLSVDAYRRADTKAQVLVGGEVVYFDMLSFRMGYAIRPDTEDAVSGGLGVTFGMIVFDYAYSPRPAFEGGNHYIAVGVKF encoded by the coding sequence ATGTTCAAAAAGTTTCTTTCGTTTGCACTGACTGTTGGTTCCCTCGCATTTGCAGGGGAGTATTGGCATTTGGACCCGGGCGGTGTGACGATGAAGTTTTTAGCGATGCAGGTTTCGCCGCGTGCGGCTGCACTCTCGGGTGCAGGCGTTGCTGATCCCGGTCGCGTGTCCGAAATTTCGCGCAATCCACTTGCGATGAGCGTTGCAAACGATGCGGAATTTGGACTTAGCCAGGTGATTTTTGGCAATGGCGGTGCCGATAACTTTGTTTCGGCATATTACGGTCTCCCGATTGGCGACAAGTACACGCTAGGGCTTGCTGTTGACTTTTTGGGTTACGATAACATTGAAGGCCGTGACGAGAATGGTCTCAAGACTTCGGAATACGGCTCTTACGCTTGGTCGCTTTTAGCCGGTTTCGGCAGCCGTTCCAAGATTTTCAACTGGGCCGCTTCGGCACGTTTTGCCACGCAGACGATTGATGACGAAACTGGATTTTTGTTCTCTGTCGATGCGGGTGGCTCTTTCCGCGTGAATGAGTATTTGTCATTCGGTGCAAACTTTACGAATCTCGGTTTTGCAAGCAAGTATGAATCCGAGAAAGAAGCAGCACCGCTTGCGCTCCAGGCGGGCGTGACGGGATTCATCCCGATTCTTGACCGTTGGATGGTGCATTTGTCTGTAGATGCGTACCGCCGTGCCGATACAAAGGCTCAGGTCTTGGTTGGCGGCGAAGTGGTCTACTTCGATATGCTCTCGTTCCGCATGGGCTATGCAATCCGCCCGGATACCGAAGATGCAGTTAGTGGCGGCCTCGGTGTGACGTTTGGCATGATCGTGTTTGACTACGCTTATAGCCCGCGCCCGGCGTTTGAAGGCGGCAACCATTACATCGCCGTCGGCGTGAAGTTCTAA
- a CDS encoding YggS family pyridoxal phosphate-dependent enzyme has protein sequence MEFTLDEMREHLAALEARIGEACKIAGRSRDSVKLVWVSKFHPAEAVENAIALGATDFGENRVQEAELKFSEPRTALNGERVRCHVIGPVQSNKLKKAALVADCIHSIASIEAVEKLEKVCAAAANGQGKVLDILFQVNAGEEETKSGLDVHEAETFLNDLAAKAGAATDDGKSENFPHLRFRGLMTIGKNTGVPEDSRKCFAFLRGLQQKFLAKGGAFAKFDQLSMGMTLDLEVAIEEGSTMIRVGTALFGERDYSKPVNDPA, from the coding sequence ATGGAATTCACACTTGATGAAATGCGCGAGCACCTTGCAGCTCTCGAAGCAAGGATTGGCGAGGCTTGCAAGATTGCGGGCCGCAGCCGAGATTCGGTTAAGCTTGTGTGGGTGAGCAAGTTCCACCCGGCAGAAGCTGTGGAAAATGCGATTGCTTTGGGTGCAACGGACTTTGGCGAGAACCGCGTGCAAGAGGCGGAACTCAAGTTCTCTGAGCCGCGTACGGCTCTCAACGGCGAACGAGTGCGTTGCCATGTGATTGGTCCTGTGCAAAGTAACAAGCTCAAGAAGGCGGCGCTTGTGGCCGACTGCATCCATTCTATCGCGAGCATCGAAGCTGTGGAAAAGCTGGAGAAGGTCTGTGCCGCAGCTGCAAATGGCCAAGGCAAGGTTCTTGACATTTTGTTCCAGGTGAACGCTGGCGAAGAAGAAACGAAGAGCGGCTTGGACGTGCATGAGGCTGAAACTTTCTTGAACGATCTTGCGGCAAAAGCGGGCGCTGCCACTGATGACGGCAAGAGCGAAAACTTTCCGCATTTGCGTTTCCGCGGCCTCATGACGATTGGCAAGAATACGGGTGTTCCGGAAGATTCTCGCAAGTGCTTTGCGTTCTTGCGTGGGCTGCAACAGAAGTTCCTTGCGAAAGGTGGCGCTTTTGCGAAGTTCGATCAGCTTTCGATGGGCATGACGCTTGATTTGGAAGTCGCGATTGAAGAAGGTTCCACGATGATTCGCGTGGGCACGGCTTTGTTCGGCGAACGCGATTACAGCAAACCGGTAAACGACCCCGCATAG